A single genomic interval of Acidovorax sp. 1608163 harbors:
- a CDS encoding ABC transporter permease, whose product MSTSIALPAHGESRARRFARQFHSVGARALTVLMTLLGLLALTFVIGRVMPLDPVLSIVGPDADRSTYEQVYRQLGLDKPLWVQFGYYLRDLLHGNLGQAVLTGHPVVSDLARVLPATIELATLAILLGTGLGVPLGVYAATRKGRWGDHCMRLFSLMGYSTPVFWFGMMGLLVFYAWLGWAGGIGRVGIAFEGAVPVVTGFLLVDTLLSGDVAAFRSALRHITLPACILGLHSMAYISRMTRSFMLAQLSQEYVLAARVKGLPERTVVWGHAFRNILVQLLTIVALAYGGLLEGAVLIETVFGWPGFGQYLTSSLLLGDMSAVMGSVLVVGVIFVVINLVTDALYRVFDPRTQQQR is encoded by the coding sequence ATGTCCACATCCATAGCCTTGCCTGCACACGGCGAGTCTCGTGCACGCCGCTTTGCGCGCCAGTTCCATTCGGTTGGGGCGCGGGCGCTGACGGTCTTGATGACTTTGCTGGGCCTCTTGGCGCTGACCTTCGTCATTGGCCGGGTCATGCCATTGGACCCGGTGCTCTCCATCGTGGGGCCTGACGCCGACCGATCGACCTATGAACAGGTGTACCGGCAACTGGGGCTGGACAAGCCCTTGTGGGTGCAATTTGGCTACTACCTGCGCGACCTGTTGCACGGCAACCTCGGGCAAGCGGTATTGACGGGCCACCCCGTGGTGAGTGACCTGGCGCGGGTGCTGCCCGCAACGATAGAGCTGGCCACGCTGGCCATCTTGCTGGGAACGGGCCTGGGGGTTCCCTTGGGCGTGTATGCCGCCACGCGCAAGGGGCGCTGGGGTGACCATTGCATGCGCTTGTTCAGCCTCATGGGCTATTCCACGCCGGTCTTCTGGTTCGGCATGATGGGGTTGCTGGTCTTCTATGCCTGGCTGGGTTGGGCCGGAGGCATCGGGCGGGTGGGGATTGCCTTTGAGGGGGCCGTTCCGGTCGTCACAGGGTTCTTGTTGGTGGACACCCTCTTGTCAGGCGACGTTGCAGCCTTTCGCAGTGCCTTGCGGCACATCACCTTGCCCGCGTGCATTCTGGGCTTGCACTCCATGGCCTACATCAGCCGCATGACGCGCAGCTTCATGCTGGCCCAGCTGTCGCAAGAGTACGTGCTGGCCGCAAGGGTCAAGGGCCTGCCGGAGCGCACGGTGGTGTGGGGCCACGCCTTTCGCAACATCCTGGTGCAACTGCTCACCATCGTGGCGCTGGCCTACGGTGGGTTGCTGGAAGGGGCAGTGCTGATTGAAACCGTTTTTGGGTGGCCAGGTTTTGGCCAGTACCTCACCAGCAGCCTGTTGCTGGGCGACATGAGTGCCGTCATGGGATCGGTGCTGGTGGTGGGGGTGATCTTCGTGGTGATCAACCTCGTCACCGATGCGCTGTACCGGGTGTTTGACCCCCGCACCCAGCAGCAACGCTAA
- a CDS encoding Lrp/AsnC family transcriptional regulator — protein MESISLDAIDLQLLDLLQHDAAQSNQALAERVHVSPPTCLRRVKRLHDVGLIERQVALLQPDRLAAVQGHGLACIVEVSLDRQSTEALDAFEARAVADAEVQQCWRVSPGPDFVLVVHTRDMPGYLALSQRLFTADANVRNAKAFFSTKRAKFETKVPLAPTQ, from the coding sequence ATGGAATCCATATCACTCGATGCGATCGACCTGCAGCTGCTGGACCTGCTGCAGCACGATGCTGCCCAAAGCAACCAGGCCTTGGCCGAGCGGGTGCATGTGTCGCCCCCCACCTGCCTGCGGCGGGTCAAGCGGCTGCACGATGTGGGGCTGATCGAGCGGCAGGTGGCCCTGCTGCAGCCCGACCGGCTGGCCGCCGTGCAGGGCCACGGGCTGGCCTGCATTGTGGAAGTGAGCCTGGACCGCCAGAGCACCGAGGCGCTGGATGCCTTTGAAGCCCGCGCCGTGGCCGATGCCGAGGTGCAGCAGTGCTGGCGCGTGTCGCCGGGGCCCGACTTTGTGCTGGTGGTGCACACGCGCGACATGCCGGGCTACCTGGCGTTGTCGCAGCGGCTGTTCACCGCCGATGCGAACGTGCGCAACGCCAAGGCGTTCTTCAGCACCAAGCGGGCAAAGTTTGAAACAAAAGTGCCACTAGCGCCTACCCAATAA
- a CDS encoding FadR/GntR family transcriptional regulator, with product MSAQTSTPTPPARAISQPQRVVDGVTERIHNGTLQPGDRVPPEPELMREFGVSRSVVREAVSRLQASGLVTTRQGVGTFVLESSQQTRPLLAATSRDVRIQQVLAMLELRISLESEAAHLAALRRTDAHLIAMRAALDAFEQHRRSGASTTEDDFNFHVQIASATGNEYFEEVLRNLGSATIPRPRATPADTPPQAPSFGAPLASLEHNKEITQREHEEIYNAIRRQDAAAARAAMLMHLIHSRERLRIARGDA from the coding sequence ATGAGTGCACAAACCTCCACCCCAACCCCGCCAGCGCGCGCCATCAGCCAACCCCAGCGCGTGGTCGACGGCGTGACCGAACGCATTCACAACGGCACACTCCAGCCAGGCGACCGCGTCCCCCCGGAGCCCGAGTTGATGCGCGAATTTGGCGTCAGCCGGTCTGTGGTGCGCGAGGCCGTCTCCCGGCTGCAGGCCAGCGGCCTGGTGACCACACGCCAAGGGGTGGGCACCTTTGTGCTGGAGAGCTCTCAGCAAACACGCCCCCTGCTGGCCGCCACGTCACGCGACGTTCGCATCCAGCAAGTCCTGGCCATGCTGGAGCTGCGCATCAGCCTCGAATCAGAGGCCGCCCACCTGGCGGCCCTGCGCCGCACAGACGCCCACCTCATCGCCATGCGGGCGGCGCTGGACGCCTTTGAACAACACCGGCGCTCAGGCGCCAGCACCACGGAAGACGACTTCAACTTCCATGTGCAAATTGCCAGCGCCACAGGCAATGAATACTTTGAAGAGGTGCTGCGCAACCTGGGCAGCGCCACCATTCCACGCCCCCGCGCAACCCCTGCCGACACACCGCCCCAGGCTCCCTCATTCGGAGCACCCCTCGCCTCGCTGGAGCACAACAAGGAAATCACACAGCGCGAGCACGAAGAGATTTACAACGCCATCCGCCGCCAGGATGCCGCCGCCGCCCGCGCCGCCATGCTCATGCACCTGATCCACAGCCGCGAGCGACTGCGCATTGCCCGCGGAGACGCATAG
- a CDS encoding ABC transporter ATP-binding protein, with protein MTTSSESPLLQVQDLRVQFTSPDGSTSNAVRGVSFALGREKLGIVGESGSGKSTVGRALLGLHPRNAKVDATRLQFDDVNLLQASAAQMRGIRGRRMSMIMQDPKYSLNPVMRVGDQIAEAYLAHHRASRAQARQQVLAMLESVRIRDPERVYGLYPHQVSGGMGQRIMIAMMLVPQPEVVIADEPTSALDVSVRMQVLDVLNELVASRGLGLIFISHDLNLVRHFCDRVLVMYAGRVVESIAAADLGQARHPYTRGLLEALPSMQNRREHLPTLQRDPAWVDGVAA; from the coding sequence ATGACAACCTCCAGCGAATCCCCTCTTTTGCAAGTGCAGGATCTGCGCGTGCAGTTCACCTCGCCCGACGGCAGCACATCCAACGCCGTGCGCGGAGTCTCTTTCGCGCTAGGGCGCGAGAAGCTCGGCATTGTGGGCGAATCGGGCTCGGGCAAGTCCACCGTGGGCAGGGCCTTGCTGGGGTTGCACCCGCGCAATGCCAAGGTAGACGCCACCCGATTGCAGTTTGATGATGTCAACCTGCTGCAGGCCAGCGCGGCACAAATGCGCGGGATACGCGGGCGGCGCATGTCCATGATCATGCAAGACCCGAAGTACTCGCTGAATCCGGTCATGCGCGTTGGCGACCAGATTGCAGAGGCCTACCTGGCCCACCACCGCGCCAGCCGAGCACAAGCGCGCCAGCAGGTGCTAGCCATGCTGGAGTCCGTGCGCATCCGCGACCCTGAGCGGGTGTACGGGCTCTATCCCCACCAGGTCTCGGGGGGGATGGGGCAGCGCATCATGATCGCCATGATGCTGGTCCCTCAGCCCGAGGTGGTGATTGCGGACGAGCCCACGTCCGCGCTGGATGTCTCGGTACGCATGCAGGTGCTGGACGTGCTCAATGAGCTGGTCGCCAGCAGAGGGCTGGGCCTGATTTTCATCAGCCACGACCTGAACCTGGTGCGCCACTTCTGTGACCGTGTGCTGGTGATGTATGCCGGGCGCGTGGTGGAGAGCATTGCCGCTGCAGACCTGGGCCAAGCCCGCCATCCCTACACCCGCGGACTGTTGGAGGCGCTGCCCAGCATGCAGAACCGGCGTGAGCACCTTCCCACCCTGCAACGCGACCCGGCCTGGGTTGACGGAGTCGCCGCATGA
- a CDS encoding mandelate racemase family protein has product MKIERVTGTVFTFPTFRVVDSAGHSHPGPETQGRMAMLTITTDDGHQGHAFAPPEVIRPYVVESYARKVLVGADPFMREKLWMSLEHWQRGSAGQFTDRALAAIEQALWDLAGRALGQPVYRLLGGYRDKVPAYGSTMCGDELKGGLSTPEEYAAFAEKLVARGYKAIKLHTWMPPVSFAPDPGMDIKACAAVREAVGPHIALMLDGYHNYSRMDALRIGRALEKLNFAWFEEMMNEQSMASYAWLSSQLDIPIVGPESLGGKHHSRADWVRAGACDILRAGVPGVGGITPTLKVAHLAESFGMDCEVHGNGAANLAVCAAIRNCRWYERGLLHPFLEYDDKPAYLRSLPDPMDRDGFVHLSQQPGLGEDIDFEYIEAHAVSRY; this is encoded by the coding sequence ATGAAAATCGAGCGTGTCACAGGCACCGTATTCACCTTTCCTACCTTCCGTGTCGTAGACAGCGCAGGGCATTCCCATCCAGGGCCTGAGACGCAAGGGCGCATGGCTATGCTGACCATCACCACAGACGATGGGCACCAAGGCCACGCCTTTGCCCCCCCTGAAGTGATTCGGCCGTATGTGGTGGAGTCCTATGCGCGCAAGGTGCTGGTGGGGGCCGACCCCTTCATGCGTGAAAAGCTCTGGATGTCTTTGGAGCATTGGCAGCGTGGCAGTGCGGGTCAATTTACCGACCGGGCTTTGGCTGCCATCGAGCAGGCGCTGTGGGACTTGGCCGGGCGTGCGCTGGGGCAGCCGGTCTATCGGTTGCTGGGCGGCTATCGGGACAAGGTGCCCGCTTATGGCAGCACCATGTGCGGTGACGAGTTGAAAGGGGGCTTGTCCACCCCCGAGGAATATGCGGCCTTTGCCGAGAAATTGGTGGCGCGTGGCTACAAGGCCATCAAGCTGCACACTTGGATGCCTCCGGTGTCGTTTGCGCCCGATCCGGGCATGGACATCAAGGCCTGTGCGGCCGTGCGTGAGGCCGTCGGGCCCCACATTGCGCTGATGCTCGACGGCTACCACAACTACAGCCGCATGGATGCGCTGCGCATCGGCCGCGCGCTGGAGAAGCTGAACTTTGCCTGGTTCGAGGAAATGATGAACGAGCAGAGCATGGCGTCCTATGCCTGGCTGTCGTCGCAGCTGGACATTCCCATCGTGGGGCCTGAGAGCCTGGGCGGCAAGCACCACAGCCGTGCGGATTGGGTGCGCGCCGGGGCCTGCGATATTCTGCGGGCGGGCGTGCCGGGCGTGGGCGGGATCACCCCCACCTTGAAGGTGGCCCACTTGGCGGAATCGTTTGGGATGGACTGCGAAGTGCATGGCAACGGCGCCGCCAACCTGGCGGTGTGTGCCGCCATTCGCAACTGCCGCTGGTACGAGCGCGGGCTGCTGCACCCATTTTTGGAATACGACGACAAGCCCGCCTACCTGCGCAGCCTGCCCGACCCGATGGACCGCGATGGCTTTGTGCATTTGTCGCAGCAGCCGGGCTTGGGGGAGGATATTGATTTCGAGTACATCGAGGCGCACGCCGTGTCTCGCTACTGA
- a CDS encoding porin, whose translation MRSLKSLRAPATTCGLALAACLGWGPTAAHAQSNHLTLYGIVDGWAGVQKTKAGAATGSVGMVESGGAQASRWGIKGTEDLGGGLKLNFVLEQGIAIDTGGISTVSASNGGFNRNSFVRLSGPFGELKLGRMLTAYDALRGPVNHLYDSSGFASTGQTWSASTTAGNGLPAVSGSDYLARTNNTIQYGTPEYRDFSAAVSVGMGEGGVTATAAPRTVTGNVIYDDDTTRVGYSFQREFYTTGENRYHLVSGKHRFKAFTVVASLQRQTDHRVTGGQTANEYQVGVDVPFGQATVALGYASSLNRDAQDRKVIDASGISAMVTYDLSKRTRLYTAVRQLEVKRGDGSVSSDVLRWGVGVTHRF comes from the coding sequence GTGCGAAGTTTGAAATCCCTGCGTGCCCCTGCCACCACTTGCGGGCTGGCCCTGGCCGCCTGCCTGGGCTGGGGCCCCACGGCAGCACACGCCCAAAGCAACCACCTCACGCTCTACGGCATCGTGGATGGCTGGGCTGGTGTACAGAAAACCAAGGCCGGTGCAGCCACCGGCTCGGTGGGCATGGTGGAGAGCGGCGGCGCCCAAGCCAGCCGGTGGGGCATCAAGGGCACCGAAGACCTGGGCGGCGGGCTGAAGCTGAACTTCGTCCTGGAGCAAGGCATTGCCATCGACACCGGGGGCATCAGCACCGTGTCTGCCTCCAACGGCGGCTTCAACCGCAACAGTTTTGTGCGCCTGAGCGGGCCGTTTGGCGAACTCAAGCTCGGACGCATGCTGACGGCCTACGACGCCTTGCGCGGGCCCGTCAACCACTTGTACGACTCGTCCGGCTTTGCATCGACAGGCCAAACCTGGTCCGCCAGCACCACCGCAGGCAACGGGCTGCCCGCAGTGAGCGGAAGCGACTACCTCGCACGCACCAACAACACCATCCAGTACGGAACGCCCGAGTACCGCGACTTCAGCGCCGCTGTCAGCGTGGGCATGGGCGAAGGTGGCGTCACCGCCACCGCCGCCCCCCGCACCGTGACAGGCAATGTGATCTATGACGACGACACCACGCGCGTGGGCTATTCCTTTCAGCGCGAGTTCTACACCACGGGCGAGAACCGCTACCACCTGGTTTCCGGCAAGCACCGCTTCAAAGCCTTCACCGTGGTCGCGTCATTGCAAAGGCAAACCGACCACCGCGTGACTGGCGGCCAAACCGCCAACGAATACCAGGTGGGCGTGGATGTGCCCTTTGGGCAAGCCACCGTGGCCCTGGGCTACGCCAGCTCGCTTAACCGCGACGCACAAGACCGCAAGGTGATCGACGCCAGCGGCATCAGCGCCATGGTGACGTACGACCTGTCCAAGCGCACACGCCTGTACACCGCAGTGCGGCAACTGGAAGTCAAACGCGGTGACGGCAGCGTGTCCAGCGACGTGTTGCGCTGGGGGGTTGGCGTCACCCACCGCTTCTAA
- a CDS encoding ABC transporter permease, translating into MSQSAPTTQATTATQALLRELARMSRRLLRNPLTAAGVAVILGLVAVALFAPWIATQGPYAQDLSAALQAPSAAHWFGTDEYGRDVFSRLVHGARITLYVVALVTVIVGPIGLLVGIVSGYFGGWVDTAMMRVTDIFLSFPGLVLALAFVAALGPGLDHAVIAIALTSWPPIARLARAETLSLRHADFITAARLQGASASRILLRYIAPLCLSSVVVRLTMNMASIILTAAGLGFLGLGAQAPLPEWGAMISEGRRYMLDSWWLVAAPGGAILLVSLAFNLLGDGLYDVLDPRSE; encoded by the coding sequence ATGTCCCAGTCTGCACCCACCACCCAAGCCACCACCGCCACCCAGGCCCTGCTGCGCGAGCTGGCACGCATGTCGCGCCGTTTGCTGCGCAATCCGCTGACGGCTGCCGGTGTGGCCGTGATTTTGGGGCTGGTGGCAGTCGCGCTATTTGCGCCGTGGATTGCAACCCAAGGCCCCTATGCGCAAGACCTCTCTGCGGCCTTGCAAGCGCCCAGCGCTGCGCACTGGTTTGGCACCGATGAGTACGGCAGAGACGTCTTCTCTCGCCTGGTGCATGGCGCGCGCATCACGCTGTATGTGGTGGCGTTGGTGACGGTGATCGTGGGGCCCATTGGCTTGCTGGTGGGCATTGTTTCGGGCTACTTTGGTGGATGGGTGGACACCGCCATGATGCGCGTGACCGACATCTTCCTGTCGTTTCCTGGCTTGGTGCTCGCCCTGGCGTTTGTGGCGGCCTTGGGGCCTGGCCTGGACCATGCTGTCATCGCCATCGCATTGACCAGCTGGCCCCCGATTGCGCGCTTGGCACGGGCCGAGACCCTGTCGCTGCGGCACGCCGACTTCATCACCGCAGCACGCCTGCAAGGCGCGTCTGCCTCGCGCATTCTGCTGCGGTACATCGCGCCGCTGTGCCTGTCGTCGGTGGTGGTGCGCCTGACCATGAACATGGCCAGCATCATCCTGACGGCGGCAGGGCTGGGCTTTCTGGGGCTGGGGGCGCAGGCGCCGCTGCCCGAGTGGGGCGCCATGATTTCCGAGGGGCGTCGGTACATGCTGGATTCGTGGTGGCTGGTGGCTGCACCCGGCGGTGCCATTTTGTTGGTCAGCCTCGCGTTCAATCTGCTGGGTGATGGTTTGTATGACGTACTGGACCCGCGCAGCGAATAA
- a CDS encoding ABC transporter substrate-binding protein has protein sequence MPSQFESMPSSPALLHRRQWMAMALTAGAATALWPAAHAVAVQVTPSATPQDQLIMGISMNNLLSLDPAGATGNGVVEIAANLYDFLIELHPEDTTRIEPGLAQRWEVGADGRSLVFHLREGARFQSGAPVTAQDAAWSLHRVLRLNLALATPWKGYGFTAKNAERQIRALDEHTLRIDLPIATDPKMVLYTLATSVSAAVLDRQTVLLHEKDGDLGAAWLNTHAAGSGAFRLDQWRAKEILMMSRFDGYWRGPARLRRVVMRHMTESQSLRLMLARGDLDMATGLSVPDIQALKTTPGMVVHTVQRGTMYYVAMSMQDSKFADPRVRQAVRSLIDYQGIDRAVMPFYGRLQQRPVPLGLSATLPQPGYVLDVPAARALLAQAGLGDGFDTTIRVVAEAPFINIATSVQSTLAQAGIRASVLPGTGNQVYGAMRERKFEIVVGRGGGGAEPHPHSSLRALAYNPDNRDAARLTNFQGWRTGFYSPRLNGMIEQALLEPDPGAQQRAYQAIQRVYEDEVGPILPISQMVETVVYRNTVQGYVGHPSATTRLHGVFKASAPLGAAGHG, from the coding sequence ATGCCAAGCCAATTTGAGAGCATGCCCTCCTCGCCTGCGTTGCTGCACCGTCGGCAATGGATGGCGATGGCGTTGACGGCAGGTGCCGCCACGGCGCTATGGCCTGCCGCCCACGCAGTGGCCGTGCAGGTAACGCCCTCTGCCACGCCGCAAGACCAGCTGATCATGGGGATCAGCATGAACAACCTGCTGTCTCTGGACCCGGCCGGTGCCACGGGAAATGGCGTGGTGGAGATTGCGGCCAACCTCTACGACTTCCTCATCGAACTCCATCCCGAGGACACCACGCGCATTGAGCCTGGACTGGCGCAGCGCTGGGAGGTGGGGGCCGACGGGCGCAGCCTGGTCTTTCACCTGCGCGAGGGGGCGCGGTTTCAGTCCGGAGCGCCCGTCACTGCGCAGGATGCGGCCTGGTCGCTGCACCGGGTCTTGCGCCTGAACCTGGCACTGGCCACGCCTTGGAAGGGCTATGGCTTTACCGCCAAAAATGCAGAGCGCCAGATCCGCGCCCTGGATGAGCACACCTTGCGCATCGATCTGCCGATTGCCACCGATCCGAAGATGGTGCTCTATACCTTGGCCACGTCGGTGAGCGCCGCCGTGCTGGACCGGCAGACCGTGCTCTTGCACGAAAAAGACGGTGACCTGGGCGCTGCCTGGCTCAACACCCATGCGGCGGGCTCGGGAGCGTTCCGGTTGGACCAGTGGCGGGCCAAAGAGATTTTGATGATGAGCCGCTTTGACGGGTACTGGCGCGGGCCTGCCCGATTGCGCCGGGTGGTCATGCGGCACATGACGGAATCGCAGTCGCTGCGTCTCATGCTGGCGCGTGGCGATCTGGACATGGCCACGGGGCTGTCGGTGCCGGACATCCAGGCGCTCAAGACCACGCCCGGCATGGTGGTGCACACAGTGCAGCGCGGGACGATGTACTACGTGGCCATGAGCATGCAAGACAGCAAGTTTGCCGATCCGCGGGTGCGGCAGGCGGTGCGCAGCCTTATCGACTACCAGGGTATCGACCGTGCTGTGATGCCCTTTTACGGGCGGCTGCAGCAGCGGCCTGTGCCCCTGGGTTTGTCGGCCACGTTGCCGCAGCCCGGGTATGTGCTGGACGTTCCGGCGGCGCGAGCGTTGTTGGCGCAAGCGGGTTTGGGTGACGGGTTTGACACCACGATCCGGGTGGTGGCCGAAGCGCCTTTCATCAACATTGCCACCAGCGTGCAGTCCACCTTGGCGCAGGCGGGTATCCGCGCATCGGTGCTGCCGGGCACGGGCAACCAGGTCTACGGGGCCATGCGCGAGCGCAAGTTCGAGATCGTGGTGGGGCGGGGTGGGGGTGGGGCCGAGCCCCATCCTCACTCCAGTTTGCGGGCCTTGGCCTACAACCCTGACAACCGCGATGCCGCCCGCCTGACCAACTTCCAGGGCTGGCGGACCGGGTTTTACAGCCCACGGTTGAACGGGATGATTGAGCAGGCCTTGCTGGAGCCAGACCCAGGGGCGCAACAGCGGGCGTACCAGGCCATTCAGCGGGTATACGAAGACGAGGTGGGGCCCATCTTGCCGATCTCCCAGATGGTCGAGACCGTGGTGTACCGCAACACCGTGCAAGGCTATGTGGGGCACCCTTCGGCAACCACCCGTTTGCATGGTGTGTTCAAGGCATCGGCGCCATTGGGTGCGGCGGGCCATGGCTGA
- the glmS gene encoding glutamine--fructose-6-phosphate transaminase (isomerizing), producing MCGIVGAVSTRNIVPILVQGLQRLEYRGYDSCGVAVHAASLDASRHGTPQGGLQRARSTARVAELLEQVATDHVDGATGIAHTRWATHGAPAMHNAHPHFSHGTGDAASQPGRVALVHNGIIENHEELRAALQARGYVFVSQTDTEVIAHLVDSLYQGDLFEAVQATVAQLHGAYAIAVIHKDEPHRVVGARAGSPLILGVGKDASAGASASREHFLASDAMALAGVTDQIVYLEEGDLVDLQLGRYWIVGKDGNALTPAQRPVRTVLAHSGAAELGPYRHYMQKEIFEQPRAIADTLEGVEGIVPELFDGAGLHGEPGAAAWRVFKEIDNVLILACGTSYYSGCAAKYWLEEIAGIPTQVEVASEYRYRTSVPNPRTLVVTISQSGETADTLAALRHAQSLGMQHTLTICNVATSAMVRECKLAYITRAGVEIGVASTKAFTTQLAGLFLLTLALAQSKGRLTAEQETAHLKAMRHLPVALQAVLALEPQIISWAEDFARMENALFLGRGLHYPIALEGALKLKEISYIHAEAYPAGELKHGPLALVTSAMPVVTVAPNDALLEKLKSNMQEVRARAGVLYVLADADTHIESAEGLHVIRMPEHYGPLSPLLHVVPLQLLAYHTACARGTDVDKPRNLAKSVTVE from the coding sequence ATGTGCGGCATCGTCGGCGCGGTATCCACGCGCAACATCGTTCCCATCCTTGTGCAGGGCCTGCAGCGGCTCGAATACCGCGGCTATGACTCTTGCGGCGTGGCGGTGCATGCCGCCAGCCTCGATGCCTCGCGCCACGGCACGCCCCAGGGCGGCTTGCAGCGCGCCCGCAGCACCGCCCGTGTGGCCGAGCTACTGGAGCAGGTGGCCACCGACCATGTCGATGGCGCCACCGGCATCGCCCACACCCGCTGGGCCACGCACGGCGCGCCCGCCATGCACAACGCCCACCCCCACTTCAGCCACGGCACGGGCGATGCCGCAAGCCAGCCAGGCCGGGTGGCGCTGGTGCACAACGGCATCATCGAAAACCACGAAGAACTGCGCGCCGCCCTGCAGGCACGCGGCTACGTGTTTGTGAGCCAGACCGACACCGAAGTCATTGCCCACCTGGTCGACAGCCTCTACCAAGGCGATTTGTTTGAGGCCGTGCAGGCCACCGTGGCCCAGTTGCACGGCGCCTATGCGATTGCAGTCATCCACAAGGACGAGCCGCATCGCGTGGTGGGCGCACGCGCAGGCTCGCCGTTGATCTTGGGTGTGGGCAAGGACGCCAGCGCCGGTGCGTCGGCTTCCCGTGAGCATTTTCTGGCCAGCGACGCCATGGCCCTGGCGGGTGTGACGGACCAGATCGTCTACCTGGAAGAAGGCGACCTGGTGGACCTGCAACTGGGCCGCTACTGGATCGTGGGCAAGGACGGCAATGCCTTGACGCCCGCACAGCGCCCCGTGCGCACCGTGCTGGCCCACAGCGGCGCGGCCGAGCTGGGGCCCTATCGCCACTACATGCAAAAGGAAATCTTCGAGCAGCCCCGTGCCATTGCCGACACCCTCGAAGGCGTGGAAGGCATCGTGCCCGAGCTGTTTGACGGCGCAGGCCTGCACGGCGAGCCCGGTGCCGCCGCGTGGCGCGTGTTCAAGGAGATCGACAACGTCCTCATCCTGGCCTGCGGCACCAGCTACTACAGCGGCTGTGCCGCCAAATACTGGCTCGAAGAGATCGCGGGCATCCCCACCCAGGTGGAGGTGGCCAGCGAATACCGCTACCGCACCAGCGTGCCCAACCCGCGCACCCTGGTCGTCACCATCAGCCAAAGCGGCGAAACCGCCGACACCCTGGCCGCGCTGCGCCACGCGCAAAGCCTGGGCATGCAGCACACGCTCACCATCTGCAACGTCGCCACCAGCGCCATGGTGCGCGAATGCAAGCTGGCCTACATCACCCGCGCGGGTGTGGAGATTGGCGTGGCCAGCACCAAGGCCTTCACCACGCAACTGGCGGGGCTCTTCTTGTTGACGCTGGCCCTGGCGCAAAGCAAAGGCCGCCTGACGGCAGAGCAAGAAACCGCCCACCTCAAAGCCATGCGCCACCTGCCCGTGGCCCTGCAGGCCGTGCTGGCCCTGGAGCCGCAAATCATCAGCTGGGCCGAAGACTTCGCCCGCATGGAAAACGCACTCTTCCTGGGCCGGGGCTTGCACTACCCCATCGCCCTGGAAGGCGCGCTCAAGCTCAAGGAAATCAGCTACATCCACGCCGAGGCCTACCCTGCGGGTGAACTCAAGCACGGCCCACTGGCCCTGGTGACCAGCGCCATGCCGGTGGTGACCGTGGCGCCCAACGACGCGCTGCTGGAAAAGCTCAAGAGCAACATGCAGGAAGTGCGCGCCCGCGCCGGTGTGCTCTACGTGCTGGCCGACGCCGACACCCACATCGAAAGTGCCGAAGGCCTGCACGTGATCCGCATGCCCGAGCACTACGGCCCCCTGAGCCCACTGCTGCACGTGGTGCCGCTGCAGCTGCTGGCCTACCACACCGCCTGCGCACGGGGTACCGATGTGGACAAGCCACGCAACCTGGCAAAAAGCGTGACGGTGGAGTGA